The Rhizobium sp. BG4 genomic sequence CCGTCGTCGACCTCTGGCACTGGTGGGGCTTCCTCTGCGTGATCTTCTTTGCCGCGCTGCGCCAGGTCCCGGCCGAGCAGATCGAGGCATCACGCATCGAGGGCGCCACCTTCTTCCAGACGATCCGTTACGTGCTGTTGCCGGGCATCATGCCGACGATCACGCTGATGATGATCATGACTGTCATATGGTCATTCCTGGTCTTCGACTTCGTCTACATCCTGACGCAGGGCGGCCCGGCCTATTCCTCCGAGGTGCTCTCCACCTTCGCCTATCGCTCGGCCTTCTACGACCTCGCCGTCGGCAAGGCGGCAGCGATCTCCGTGGTCATCAGCCTTTTCGGCCTCGCCGCCACGATCTTCTATATCCGCGCCCAAGCGACGGAGTTCGAACAATGAACATTTCCGAAAGCCGCCTCACCTTCGCGATCGTCTACATCACGCTCTCGGTGCTGCTGATCATCACGCTGTTTCCGATTGCGCTGACGGTTCTCAACGCGCTGAAGCCGTCCGCCGAAATCGTCCAGAACCCGCTGGCGATGCCTTCGGTGATCCGCTGGGACAATTTCACCCGCGCCTGGACGGATGCCAATTTCGGCACGACGCTCGTCAACTCCGCCGTCCTGACCGGGCTGACGATCATTCTCGTCTGCTCGACGGGCTCGCTGACGGCCTATGTTCTGGCGCGCCAGAAGATCAAGCGCTGGAAGGTCCTGACGTTCTATCTGCTGGCCAGCACCACCGCGCCGATCCAGCTCTTCCTCTTTCCGCTCTATTTCGGCTTTGCCCGTTTCGGGCTGATCAACAACCCGATTGCCGTCGCCTTCATCTATACGGCCGTTTATTCGCCCTTCGCGATCATGCTGCTGCGCACCTATTTCCTCGCTGTTCCCAAGGAGCTCGAGGAAGCCGCGCTGATCGATGGCGCGACCCATTGGCAGGTCTTCCGCCGCGTCTTCCTGCCGATCGTTTCGCCCGGAATCCTGACAGTGGCGCTGATCATCGGCCTGTATTCCTGGAACGAGTTCCTGATCGCAACGACCTTCCTGCAGGAACAGGACAGGCTCACCGCCGTCGTCTCCTTCTTCCTGCTTTCTGGCCAATACTCGTCCGATTGGGGTGAGATCATGGCCGCCGCCCTCATCATCATTCTTCCCATCGTAATCCTCTTCGTCCTGCTGCAGCGCCACTTCATCGAAGGAATGGCCGGCGGCTCGGTGAAGGGCTGACAAGGAGTTTCGCATGCCAATCCCCGCAGATTACACCAACCGCGTCTATGCCGGCGTTCTCGGCAAGCTGATCGGCGTCTATCTCGGCCGCCCCTTCGAGAACTGGCGCTACAAGGACATCCTCGAGAAGCTCGGCCCGATCACCTATTACGTCCACGACCGCCTGGGCGATCCGCTCGTCGTCACCGACGACGACGTCGCCGGCACCTTCACCTTCCCGCGCGCCCTGGACGATTACGGCATTTCGCCGGATCTCTCGGCCGAAGACATCGGCAAGGCCTGGCTGAACTACATCATCGAGGAACGCTCAA encodes the following:
- a CDS encoding carbohydrate ABC transporter permease; this encodes MNISESRLTFAIVYITLSVLLIITLFPIALTVLNALKPSAEIVQNPLAMPSVIRWDNFTRAWTDANFGTTLVNSAVLTGLTIILVCSTGSLTAYVLARQKIKRWKVLTFYLLASTTAPIQLFLFPLYFGFARFGLINNPIAVAFIYTAVYSPFAIMLLRTYFLAVPKELEEAALIDGATHWQVFRRVFLPIVSPGILTVALIIGLYSWNEFLIATTFLQEQDRLTAVVSFFLLSGQYSSDWGEIMAAALIIILPIVILFVLLQRHFIEGMAGGSVKG